The DNA region CGTAACGACTTGGGCACTGTCTCGACGAGGGACTCGGCGAAATTGTACTACTCGTGAAGATGCGAGTTACCCGCAACTGGACGGAAAGACCCCGTGAACCTTTACTGTAGCTTGACATTGGACTTTGCTGCGTCATGTGCAGGATAGGTGGGAGGTTATGAAGCCCCGACGCCAGTCGGGGTGGAGCTGCCCTTGAGATACCACCCTTGGCGTAGTGGGGTTCTAACCCTAACAGTTATCCTGTTGGGGGACAGTGTCAGGTGGGCAGTTTGACTGGGGCGGTCGCCTCCCAAATGGTAACGGAGGCGCTCGAAGGTTCCCTCAGCGCGGTCGGCAATCGCGCGGTGAGTGTAAGGGCAGAAGGGAGCCTGACTGCGACCCGTACATGGGGAGCAGGGACGAAAGTCGGACCTAGTGATCCGGCGGCTCAGCGTGGAATGGCCGTCGCTCAACGGATAAAAGGTACTCCGGGGATAACAGGCTCATCTCCCCCAAGAGTCCACATCGACGGGGAGGTTTGGCACCTCGATGTCGGCCCATCGCATCCTGGGGCTGGATAAGGTCCCAAGGGTTCGGCTGTTCGCCGATTAAAGCGGTACGCGAGCTGGGTTTAGAACGTCGTGAGACAGTTCGGTCCCTATCCGTTGCGGGCGCAGGAGACTTGAGGAGAGTCGTCCCCAGTACGAGAGGACCGGGACGAACGGACCTCTGGTGTACCAGTTGTCCTGCCAAGGGCATCGCTGGGTAGCTATGTCCGGATGGGATAAGCGCTGAAGGCATCTAAGCGCGAAGTCCACTCCAAGATTAGGTCTCCCATCCGTAGGGAGTAAGACTCCAGGTAGACTACCTGGTTGATAGGCCACAGGTGTAAGCCCAGCAATGGGTTGAGCCGAGTGGTACTAATAGGTCGAGGACTTGACTTTTACTCGATGACCGCTATGTAGTTTTGAGGGTGCAAATTTATTTCGTTAACCGTTCACCCTATTTTATAAAGATTTTTTTAATTACGGTGAACGAATAACGAATTTAATTAGGGAGGTCTCAGAAAGAGCGATCTCTCCTATTTTTTAACAGAAATTTAGACCTCCTCGCAAATTTTTACCAGGCAAGATAAATTCTATTTTAATTTTCTTCAGGAACCCGTGATATTTTCACTGCACTTATCCACCGAAAACCCTCGAGTCTAACCTAACAGTTCGAAAACGCTCATCCTAGCTGGGATTTCTCATCCATAGGAGAACCTTATCCCTTTGCTGAAATTTCTGACGATGAAGGAAAAAGATGCTGAACCCATTCTCTTTTGGTATTCTCGAATTCTTGAGAATTTGAGAATAGCCTGGTTAAAACCCTATTTCATTAAAAATGCGCCAAGAAGGTGTTTTCCCAAGTTTATGGAATAAGAAAGTGAGGTGAAATAGTGAGGAAAAAGGGGATTTTTGGGCTGTTTTCTGGAGCGATTGTGGGATACTGGTGCGCGCGCTGGTATTTAAATCGCAAACCGAGCACAGAAGCTTTGGCGAAGCTTCATTGCGGTAATGTTCTCCGATTTCTTCATGGATATATATTGTGGATCATAGGCCGCGAAGTGCGCGCTGGATTGACCGTGAAGAGGCTTTATATATCTTGGAGCGAGAACACGATCAAGGAAGGGTGCATACGGCTTGGTTTAAGGAGACAGCTGGTGGTCGCTTCTATGTAATCTGCAACTGTTGCAAATGTTGTTGTCTTGGAATGAAAGCCTTTCTCACCTATGGTTTTAAGCTCATGACTTCGTCTGGTTATGTGGCACGGGTTGATCAATCAACTTGTCGGGGTTGTAGTGATTGTTCCTACTCCTGTCCCTTTGGGGCAATCACCATGGGAAATACTTCAAGTGTCGATGGGGAAAAGTGTATGGGCTGCGGCATCTGTGTCGACAGGTGCAATGAGGGGGCGATGATATTACGCTTAGATCCAACTAAACCCCGGCCATTGGATATTGAGAAATTGGTTTCTACCGTGGGAGATGAGGTATAAAAATTTATGTCCTGGCGATAATATGTTAGACTTCAATTATTGAGGAGGTGAATTGATGAGTGGTAAGGCTTACACCGTAAACCAAGTGGCAGCCATGTTGAATCTTAAACCGGAGACCGTTAGGGCTTATTGCACGCGAGGAAAGATACGTGCTCTTAAGGTAGGTAGGGGGTATCGCATCCCCAAGAGAGAGCTGGAAAAATGGGTTGAGACCAGCAAAAGAAAGTTCGCATACCGTTCCAGAGGCGGAACGGAGTTTAAGGTTGAGATTTGTAAACTTTCTGAATTAGGAACACAAAATCCTTCCTTCTTTTATATCTCTTCTTCGAAGGGTGATTCATTCTTTTTTGAGCTTTATATATCGCCTGAATACTTGAGGGATAGAGATATCGAATTAACTGACAGATTGAAAATCATATACGATGCCTTAGAGCAAAACGTGCGTGAGCCAAAAAGAATAGAGGTTCTACCCTCTGGGATATATTACGGGGATATCGTCCCGGATCTCGAATTTTAATGGCCACCATTGTAATTGATCCTCGCGAAAAAGATTTTTATAGGAGAAAAGAAATTTGTTCCTCCCCAGTTACATAAAACTACACGAAACCAACGATCTCAGAAAAAGGATCGAGAAGGCTTACGAAATCTTAAAAAGGTGCAAAATCTGTCCTCGTCAGTGCGAGGTAAATAGACTTGCTGGCGAGAAGGGGGTTTGCCGGGTTGGTAAGTTACCCATGGTTTCCAGCTATCATCCACATTTCGGCGAAGAGAGAACCCTTGTTGGAAGACACGGATCAGGGACGATCTTTTTGACATTTTGCAACCTACTTTGCGTCTATTGCCAGAACTACGAGATAAGTCACCTTGGTGAGGGATCCGAGGTTAGCATCGATGAACTTGCCCAAATGATGCTCTATTTGCAGAAGATCGGTTGCCACAATATAAACTTTGTAACCCCCACTCATGTAGTTCCCCAGATTTTGGCGGCTTTGCCCCATGCTATCGAGGGAGGACTTTCTGTTCCCTTGGTCTACAATTCCAGTGGCTACGAGCGCGTCGAAACCCTAAAGCTTTTGGATGGTGTCTTTGATATTTATATGCCAGATTTTAAGTATGCCCACCCTGTAGTGGCTAAAAAATTTTCCAAGGCAGGGGATTATCCCGAGGTTGCCAAAGCTGCTCTACGCGAGATGCATCGGCAAGTGGGCGATCTGGTATTGGACGAAGATGGCATCGCCCAACGGGGGCTTTTAGTTCGGCATCTGGTACTTCCCCATGGTCTGGCGGGAACGAGGGAGATCATGAGATTTTTAGCCCAGGAAATTTCGACCAACACCTATGTGAATGTAATGGATCAATATCGACCATGTGGTCAGGCCCACAAATATCCTCCCTTAAACCGTCCTATCATCCTTAAGGAATTTCAAGATGCGGTGAATGAAGCGTTTGAGGCTGGCTTGAAGAGGCTTGATGGAATCACCGTGTAGACCTATATTATTGATGTTCTCAAATCTTTGATATGTTTCCTGGAAATGGAGCAACGAAAAATATCTTATCTGGAGGGATGAGTGATAAATAGGGCATTTTTCAGTGGGGATAATATTCTTACAGCTCTTCAGCACCCAATTGTTAAGGAATTGAGCTCCCTCTTTGGGCGGGCTCACAGGAAGTTGTATCTAGTTGGGGGAA from Actinomycetota bacterium includes:
- a CDS encoding radical SAM protein: MFLPSYIKLHETNDLRKRIEKAYEILKRCKICPRQCEVNRLAGEKGVCRVGKLPMVSSYHPHFGEERTLVGRHGSGTIFLTFCNLLCVYCQNYEISHLGEGSEVSIDELAQMMLYLQKIGCHNINFVTPTHVVPQILAALPHAIEGGLSVPLVYNSSGYERVETLKLLDGVFDIYMPDFKYAHPVVAKKFSKAGDYPEVAKAALREMHRQVGDLVLDEDGIAQRGLLVRHLVLPHGLAGTREIMRFLAQEISTNTYVNVMDQYRPCGQAHKYPPLNRPIILKEFQDAVNEAFEAGLKRLDGITV
- a CDS encoding 4Fe-4S binding protein gives rise to the protein MDHRPRSARWIDREEALYILEREHDQGRVHTAWFKETAGGRFYVICNCCKCCCLGMKAFLTYGFKLMTSSGYVARVDQSTCRGCSDCSYSCPFGAITMGNTSSVDGEKCMGCGICVDRCNEGAMILRLDPTKPRPLDIEKLVSTVGDEV
- a CDS encoding helix-turn-helix domain-containing protein; the encoded protein is MSGKAYTVNQVAAMLNLKPETVRAYCTRGKIRALKVGRGYRIPKRELEKWVETSKRKFAYRSRGGTEFKVEICKLSELGTQNPSFFYISSSKGDSFFFELYISPEYLRDRDIELTDRLKIIYDALEQNVREPKRIEVLPSGIYYGDIVPDLEF